A stretch of the Metopolophium dirhodum isolate CAU chromosome 8, ASM1992520v1, whole genome shotgun sequence genome encodes the following:
- the LOC132951480 gene encoding small ribosomal subunit protein bS1m, with translation MASACRIFCRNINNTPLSKIITTKLRVSTKEFIRPYSHGEPQDKLASLKHGAFAEFYEKTKENKQVIEEDQDFEMLLRNSNFINLGDPEGKQVIGTIFHIVDNDLYIDFGWKFHCVCTRPIKNADSFVRGSQVKLRIKSLELATRFLGSEKDLTLLEADAALLSLHKPIKY, from the exons ATGGCAAGTGCATGCCGAATATTTTGTAGAAACATTAACAATACaccattatcaaaaataattacaacaaaattacgaGTGTCTACAAAGGAATTTATTCGACCTTATAGTCACGGTGAACCACAAGACAAGTTAGCTTCTTTAAAACATGGTGCTTTTGCTGAGTTTTATGAAAAAACCAAAGAGAACAAACAAGTTATTGAAGAAGACCAAGACTTTGAAATGCTATTGaggaattcaaattttataaat CTTGGTGATCCCGAGGGTAAACAAGTGATCGGAACTATATTTCATATTGTTGATAATGATTTGTACATTGACTTTGGATGGAAATTTCATTGTGTTTGTACAAGACCAATTAAAAATGCTGA TTCGTTTGTACGAGGATCACAAGTAAAATTAAGAATCAAATCCTTAGAATTAGCTACCCGGTTTTTGGGCTCTGAAAAGGATTTAACTCTACTCGAAGCAGATGCAGCACTTTTGAGTCTTCacaaaccaataaaatattag